TTCCTTTCGTCGTCGCGCTCCTGGCGGCCGCCCTGCCGCTTGACCGCCGGGTAGAAGCCTTCTACGGCTTCCTGCGCCAGCGCGTCAGCGCCGTCGGCCTGCGGCAAAGCCGCTCCCGCGCTCCCCCCGTTCCGGTATTGTCTACCTAATCCGATCGTCCCGCGCCGCTCCGGCGCGTCAGGACGGCCATGTCAACAATACCAACAGGAAAGAATATGATTGCAACCTTTCTGGCTGCCGTCATGTTGATGCAGGCTCCCGACTCCACGGAAGTCCTGGGCGCCGCCTCCGTCTATGGAGAATCGCAGCGCCAGGAACTGATGCACATGTCGCTGAACAGCATCGACATCGGCCGGAACTATATCGAAAACAACTTCTCAGGGACGCTCATCCAGAGTCTGAGCTCCATTCCCGGCGTGCAGGCCCGCGCCATCGGCTCCGGGCAGTCCAAGCCCGCCATCCGCGGCCTGGGCTTCAACCGGATCGTCGTGGCGGTGGACCGCATCAAGCACGAAGGGCAGCAATGGGGCGACGACCACGGGCTGGAGATCGACCAGTTCGCGGTGGACCGCGTGGAGGTCGTCAAGGGCCCGGGGGCGCTGATGTACGGCTCCGACGCCATCGGCGGCGTGCTCGGGATCTATACCAATTACCTGCCGACCGCGCCCGTCGAGGGCCGCGTCAACCTGTTCGCGCGGAGCAACAACCTCGCGCTCGGGCTGTCCGCGCGGCTGCAGGGCCGCCGGAACCATTTCTACTGGCGGCTCAACCTCACCGGGACGGACTACTCGGACTACCGGGTCCCCGCGGACGAGATCGAATACTACTCCTACCGCATTCCCCTGAAAGACGGGACGCTGCGCAACACGGCCGGCCGGGAGCGGGACGCTTCCCTCACCCTCGGCTATGCCGGGCCGCGCTTCCGCAACGATTTCCGGGTATCGGAGGCGTGGAGCAAGAGCGGCTTCTTCGCCAATGCGCACGGGCTGGAGGTGCGCCTGTCGGACATCGACTACGATGCCTCGCGGCGCGACATCGACCTCCCCTGGCAGAGCGTGAGCCACCTGACGGTCCACGACCACGCGCATTTCCACGCGGAGCGTGTGACGCTGGACGCGGACCTCGCCTGGCAGCTCAACCACCGCGAGGAGCGCTCGGAGCCCGTCTCGCACGGCTATATGCCGCGCCCGGCGGACGACCGCGAGCGTGTCTTCCACAAGCACACGCTCACGGGCAAGCTGGGCGCGAAGTTCGACCTGTCCCCGCGGCACCAGCTGCAGGGCGGGCTCGACGCCGAATGGCAGCACAACCGGCGCGACGGCTGGGGATTCATCATCCCGGACTTCGAGACGCTCGCCGGCGGCGCGTTCCTAATCGACAGATATACGGTATCCAAGGCGCTGAATTTCAACGCCGGTGTGCGCTACGACCACGTCCGCACGGACATCCACAGCTACACGGACTGGTTCACCACGCCCGACGCGGCAGGCACGCCGGTCTGCAAACAGCGGTCCGGCGACCTGCAGCGCCGCTTCGACAGCTTCACCTGGTCGGCCGGCGCCGCCTGGAGCCCGGGCCGCTGGGTGCTCAAGCTCAACGTGGGCAAGAGCTTCCGCGTCCCCATCCCCAAGGAGCTGGGCGCGGACGGCGTCAACTACCACATCTTCCGCTACGAGAAAGGCGCGCCCGACCTGGCGCCGGAGCAGTCCTACCAGGTCGACGCCGGCATCAACTGGCTCGGCGGACGCCTCTCCCTGCGGCTGGACCCGTATTTCAACTGGTTCCCCAACTACATCTACCTCAATCCGGGTTCGAACTACTACGAAGGCCTGCAGATGTACACCTACACGCAGGCGGAAGTGGTCCGGGCCGGATTCGAGGCACAAGCCACCTGGCAGGTCGCCAGCTGGCTGGAGCTGGAAGCCAAGGGCGAATACCTCTGGCAGCGCCAGCTGTCCGGCGCGAAGAAGGGCTACGCCCTCCCCTTCTCGCCGCCCTGGCGCGCCGATGTGTCGGCAAAGTATTCTTTCCTGGACGACGGTTTCGTCTCACTCGGCGTGCGCATCGCAGGCCGGCAGGACGAGATCGTGCCTCCCGAAAAGCCAACCGACGGTTGGTACACCCTCAATCTCTCGGCGGGAAAGGAATTCCCGCTCGGGAAGACTCTTTTGAAAGCCGGCCTGCAGGTCGAGAACCTGCTCAACCGGCGCTACTATGACCACACGAGCTACTACAGGCTCATCGGAGTCCCCGAACCGGGGCTGAACGCATCCCTGATGCTGGGACTCGAATTTTAGCAAAATGAAAAACATGAAAGCAACATCCATCCTCTCCATCTTTGCAGCAGCCACTGCCCTCATCCTCTCCGCCACCTCCTGCAACAAAGAGGAGAACCCCGCCAAACCCACCGTCACGCTCACGGAAGTGGGTCACGACAACAGCAAGACCGCCATGCGCGGCGACGACATGCACCTGGAGGCGGACATCCTCGCGGAAGGCCTGATCAAGCGGATCGACGTTGAGATCCACCTGGAAGACGGCGACTTCGAGATCGAGAAATCCTATACCGAAGGCAAATACGTCGGCGTGAAGAACGTCGAATTCCATGAGCACATCGACATCCCCGCCGAGGCTCCGCTCGGCGAATACCACCTGCATTTCACGGTCACGGACCAGAAGGGCCAGACGACGACCGTCGAGACGCACATCGAGGTGGTCGAATTCGACGCGGACCACGACCATGATCACGAACACGAGCATGAAGATTAAGACCCCCATCACCCTGATGCTGCTGTGCGCGCTCTGCGCGTGCGGCAGCTCTTCCAAGGAGCAGGACAAGGTCCCGCCCGAAATCATCCCCATCGGCGACTACGCGTCGCCGCGCAACTGCCAGGTGTTCCGGCGTGGCGGCACTTTGCCCTTCGCCTACGCCTTCGGCGACAACGTGGAGCTGGGCTCCTTCAACCTGGAAATACACAACAACTTCGACCATCACACACACAGCACGGAAGCCGGCGAATGCAAGCAGGATCCTGTGAAAGAACCGGTCCATCC
The sequence above is a segment of the Bacteroidales bacterium WCE2004 genome. Coding sequences within it:
- a CDS encoding iron complex outermembrane recepter protein — its product is MLMQAPDSTEVLGAASVYGESQRQELMHMSLNSIDIGRNYIENNFSGTLIQSLSSIPGVQARAIGSGQSKPAIRGLGFNRIVVAVDRIKHEGQQWGDDHGLEIDQFAVDRVEVVKGPGALMYGSDAIGGVLGIYTNYLPTAPVEGRVNLFARSNNLALGLSARLQGRRNHFYWRLNLTGTDYSDYRVPADEIEYYSYRIPLKDGTLRNTAGRERDASLTLGYAGPRFRNDFRVSEAWSKSGFFANAHGLEVRLSDIDYDASRRDIDLPWQSVSHLTVHDHAHFHAERVTLDADLAWQLNHREERSEPVSHGYMPRPADDRERVFHKHTLTGKLGAKFDLSPRHQLQGGLDAEWQHNRRDGWGFIIPDFETLAGGAFLIDRYTVSKALNFNAGVRYDHVRTDIHSYTDWFTTPDAAGTPVCKQRSGDLQRRFDSFTWSAGAAWSPGRWVLKLNVGKSFRVPIPKELGADGVNYHIFRYEKGAPDLAPEQSYQVDAGINWLGGRLSLRLDPYFNWFPNYIYLNPGSNYYEGLQMYTYTQAEVVRAGFEAQATWQVASWLELEAKGEYLWQRQLSGAKKGYALPFSPPWRADVSAKYSFLDDGFVSLGVRIAGRQDEIVPPEKPTDGWYTLNLSAGKEFPLGKTLLKAGLQVENLLNRRYYDHTSYYRLIGVPEPGLNASLMLGLEF